The stretch of DNA CACCAGATAAGAAAGTAAGTATAAAAGTACAAGAAATGTGGTTAGCTCTTAAGTTAGAGCGCGAATATACAAAAGAAGAAATTATGGAAATGTATTTAAATAGTATTTTCTATGGCTCACAAGCTTATGGTGTTGCAAACGCTGCGGAAACCTATTTTGGTAAAACAGATCTTAATGATTTAACTTTACCTGAAGCCGCAATATTAGCAGGATTGCCGCAACGCCCTTCGGCTTATAATCCGTATGAAAACCCAGAACTCACAAAAGAACGAATGAATACCGTTCTTACACTAATGGTTCGCCACGGTAAAATTACAGAAGAAGAAGCTGAAGAAGCAAGACAAGTAGAAGTAACTTCTCTATTAAATGAATCAAAACCAGACCCTACTCCTTATGAGGCGTTTATACAACAAGTAAGAAAAGAAGTAGAAGCAAAAGTTGAAGATGCAAATATTGATACAGACGGATTGAAAATTCATACAACAATTGATCCAGATGCACAAGAGCATGTAGAGTCTCTCTTAGCAAATGATGGGAATTCGATTAATTATCCAGAAAATACACAAGGTGCTATCGTCGTACTCGATACACAATCTGGTGCGATAGAAGCAATTGGAGGTAGAGTAGATACTGGCGATGTTAGTGGCTTTAACTATGCAACTCAAGGAAAAATGCAAATTGGTTCTGTAGCTAAACCACTTCTAGCTTATGGTCCGGCAATTGAATACAATCAAATGTCTACTTACCACCAAATTAATGATGATGGACCGTTTGAAATAGATGGATCTTCTCCAATTCAAAACTATGGTCAATATCATGGTTGGGTATCTGCAAGGTATGCAGTACAAATGTCTCTAAATGTTCCGGCTGCTAAAACCATAGAATCTGTTGGATATGAAAATGCACAAAAATTTGCGGAGAATTTAGGTCAAACTTTTGATTATAATCTAGATGTAAGAGATGTAATTGGAGGTACACGAAACCATTCCAATCCAATGAAGATGGCTGGTGCATACCGCGCATTTGGTAATGAAGGAATTTACAATGAACCATACGCAGTAACAAAAGTAGAATTTCCAGATGGTCGAACTATTGATTTGACACCTGAAGCTGAACCGGTCATGGAAGATTCTACAGCATATATGGTTACGGATATGATGCGTTCTGTAGTAGAAGATGGTACCGGCTCATCAGTTCAAATCCCTGGCCTTGATATAGCTGGTAAAACAGGAACAACGACATTAGATGGCGCTGAAGGAAGTCCAGATGCTTGGTTTGTTGGTTATACTACAGACTACACGATTGCAGCTTGGACGGGAGGTCAACGTATAAATGAAAATGGAGGTGTTAGTCGAGTAGCTTTAACAGATACTAGCCTTTCTCGGGAAATGTTCCGACAAACAATGGCACATATCTCAGAGGGTAACGATACTGCCAGCTTTGAGAAGCCAGATTCCGTTGCAGAGGTAAAAGTAGAAAAAGGATCTAATCCACCTGCTTTAGCTAGTGATTATACACCTAGTGAACAGACGTTAACAGAACTATTTGTAAAAGGAACAGAACCAACAAGTGTATCAGAGAAGTTCGATCAGCTTGATGCAGTAAGTGGTTTGAATGCTACGTATAATGAAGATTCCAATTCAATTGATGTAAGTTGGGATTACGAGTCTGATGATGATATTAGTTTCGATGTTCGAGCTAGTGTCAATGGTGGCGATATGCAAGATCTTTCTTCTACTGAGGATACTTCGATGGAAATATCTGAAGTGGAAGCCGGAGCGGAATACGTTATAGAAGTAACAGCTTCCAATGGTAACTTAACAAGCGAACCGGCCACAACTTCCGTAACGGTTCCAGGTGAAGATGAAGAACAAGAAGAAATCGATGAACTCCCTTCTGTTAGCGGATTATCTGCTCAGTATGTAGGAGATGGAGTAATTGATGTAAGTTGGTCTTATGATGGACCATCAGCATCATTTGAAGTAAATGTTAATGGCCAGACACAAACAGTTCAATCTCAAGGATTAGAAGTAACGGGTGCGAGTCCTGGTGAATACACGATTGAAGTGACACCGATTAGTAACGATGATAGTGAAATTACCGGCCCTCCTCAATCTACCTCTACTACTGTTCCAGATGAATCTGGCGGTGATGGAGAAGATAGTGGAAATGACGAAGGCAATGGTAATGATGAAGGTAATAGTGATGAGGATAATAGTGGGGATGGAACTCCCGAGGATGAAAATGAAGATTCTGGTGATGGAAATCCCGAAGATGAAACCGGAGATTCTGGTGAAGAAAATTAAAATTAACTAAATATAAAAGACGCAGCACGTGCTGCGTCTTTTTATATTCTTACTTATGCTAGTTTCTTCATTCTTTTCTTTCCTTCTCTACATAATTCGAGAAGCGGGCATTCTGGACATTGCGGATTTCTTGCTTTGCAATGATATCTGCCAAAGAATATCATTCGGTGATGGGTTACACTCCATTCATCACGTGGTACTTTTTTCATTAAGGTATTTTCTACTTCTAGAACGCTATCCTTCCATTTGCATATACCAAGACGTTTGGATACACGTTCTACATGTGTGTCTACTGCTATAGAAGGCTCATTAAATGCAATCGATGCTACGACATTTGCTGTTTTTCTGCCAACACCTGCTAATTTAACTAATTCCTCTTTTGACGAAGGAATTTCCCCATTATATTCATCTAATAACATTTGACAAAGTTT from Oceanobacillus iheyensis HTE831 encodes:
- a CDS encoding PBP1A family penicillin-binding protein; the encoded protein is MAENKGQSRTARRQQQKKSKKSRKSNKPTWKKVLKIFLIIMLAMLVIGIGVGAYWIATAPDIDEEKLTVPFSSTLLDKNGEQFAELSAEERRTQVTYEDLPDVLIDAVTATEDARFFDHAGVDPRRVGGAILANVTDGFGSQGASTITQQVVERAFLTPDKKVSIKVQEMWLALKLEREYTKEEIMEMYLNSIFYGSQAYGVANAAETYFGKTDLNDLTLPEAAILAGLPQRPSAYNPYENPELTKERMNTVLTLMVRHGKITEEEAEEARQVEVTSLLNESKPDPTPYEAFIQQVRKEVEAKVEDANIDTDGLKIHTTIDPDAQEHVESLLANDGNSINYPENTQGAIVVLDTQSGAIEAIGGRVDTGDVSGFNYATQGKMQIGSVAKPLLAYGPAIEYNQMSTYHQINDDGPFEIDGSSPIQNYGQYHGWVSARYAVQMSLNVPAAKTIESVGYENAQKFAENLGQTFDYNLDVRDVIGGTRNHSNPMKMAGAYRAFGNEGIYNEPYAVTKVEFPDGRTIDLTPEAEPVMEDSTAYMVTDMMRSVVEDGTGSSVQIPGLDIAGKTGTTTLDGAEGSPDAWFVGYTTDYTIAAWTGGQRINENGGVSRVALTDTSLSREMFRQTMAHISEGNDTASFEKPDSVAEVKVEKGSNPPALASDYTPSEQTLTELFVKGTEPTSVSEKFDQLDAVSGLNATYNEDSNSIDVSWDYESDDDISFDVRASVNGGDMQDLSSTEDTSMEISEVEAGAEYVIEVTASNGNLTSEPATTSVTVPGEDEEQEEIDELPSVSGLSAQYVGDGVIDVSWSYDGPSASFEVNVNGQTQTVQSQGLEVTGASPGEYTIEVTPISNDDSEITGPPQSTSTTVPDESGGDGEDSGNDEGNGNDEGNSDEDNSGDGTPEDENEDSGDGNPEDETGDSGEEN
- the nth gene encoding endonuclease III — encoded protein: MLNQKQIRQCLDIMAEMYPDAKGELEHSNAFELVIAVLLSAQCTDKLVNKVTADLFQKYKTPEDYLSVELSELENDIRSIGLYRSKAKNIQKLCQMLLDEYNGEIPSSKEELVKLAGVGRKTANVVASIAFNEPSIAVDTHVERVSKRLGICKWKDSVLEVENTLMKKVPRDEWSVTHHRMIFFGRYHCKARNPQCPECPLLELCREGKKRMKKLA